One stretch of Pedobacter riviphilus DNA includes these proteins:
- the gatA gene encoding Asp-tRNA(Asn)/Glu-tRNA(Gln) amidotransferase subunit GatA — protein MKKYSSLKEIQTLISQKQLTLPDLLAYYFKQIENNEHLNAFNEVFFLSAEVQAKAVQQKIEAGTAGKLAGMVIGIKDNICYEGHIVTASSKMLEGFVSPYSSTVVQRLLQEDAVIIGRLNCDEFAMGGSNETSYYGVAKNAANPDLVPGGSSGGSAVAVQADMCLSALGTDTGGSVRQPAAFCGQIGLKPTYGRISRYGVIAYASSFDQVGPITSSVEDAALLLQVLAGADDYDSTVSPVAVPNYPAHLGERKKHKIAVLKETIQSEALDPEIKSAILKSIEQLKADGHTVEYVSFDLLDYLVPAYYILTTAEASSNLSRYDGVHYGHRNLEAKSLNELYKLSRAEGFGEEVKRRILLGTFVLSAGYYDAYYQKAQQVRRLIREKMDQLLEEYDFVLSPVAPTAAFKIGDNVQDAIVMYMADIFTVLPSLSGNPAIALPIGNNAAGLPLSIQFTAKHFEEDKLLAFSQAFLS, from the coding sequence TTGAAGAAATACAGCTCTCTTAAGGAGATTCAAACACTCATTTCGCAAAAGCAATTAACTTTACCCGATTTATTAGCTTATTATTTTAAGCAAATTGAAAATAATGAACACCTCAATGCATTTAATGAGGTGTTTTTTTTATCGGCCGAAGTTCAAGCGAAAGCGGTACAGCAAAAAATAGAAGCGGGTACTGCGGGTAAACTGGCAGGTATGGTAATTGGTATTAAAGATAATATCTGTTATGAAGGCCATATCGTTACTGCATCGTCAAAAATGCTCGAAGGCTTCGTATCTCCATATTCTTCTACAGTTGTGCAACGTTTGTTACAAGAAGATGCCGTTATTATCGGCCGTTTAAACTGTGACGAGTTTGCTATGGGCGGCTCTAATGAAACTTCATACTATGGGGTTGCTAAAAATGCCGCAAATCCCGACCTTGTTCCGGGCGGATCTTCGGGAGGCTCAGCTGTAGCAGTTCAGGCCGATATGTGTTTGTCGGCACTAGGTACAGATACCGGTGGATCTGTAAGACAGCCAGCTGCATTTTGCGGCCAGATTGGGCTTAAGCCTACCTATGGACGTATTTCAAGGTATGGTGTTATTGCATATGCTTCCTCTTTCGACCAGGTTGGACCCATTACATCTTCGGTGGAAGATGCTGCTTTGCTTTTACAGGTTTTGGCTGGTGCAGACGACTATGATTCTACGGTTTCTCCTGTTGCAGTGCCCAATTATCCTGCTCATTTAGGTGAGCGTAAAAAACACAAAATAGCGGTATTAAAAGAAACTATTCAGAGCGAAGCCCTCGATCCCGAAATCAAATCTGCTATTTTAAAATCAATCGAGCAGCTCAAGGCCGATGGGCATACTGTTGAGTATGTTTCTTTTGATCTGTTAGATTATCTGGTTCCGGCCTATTATATCTTAACAACGGCCGAAGCTTCATCAAATCTTTCGCGTTATGATGGCGTTCATTACGGACATCGTAACCTGGAGGCAAAATCGTTAAATGAACTTTATAAATTATCCCGCGCCGAAGGTTTTGGCGAAGAGGTGAAACGCCGTATCCTTTTGGGTACTTTTGTTTTAAGTGCCGGATATTACGATGCTTATTATCAAAAAGCGCAGCAGGTTCGTCGCTTAATCCGTGAAAAAATGGATCAGCTTTTAGAAGAATATGATTTTGTTTTATCGCCTGTAGCGCCTACAGCTGCCTTCAAAATCGGCGATAACGTGCAGGATGCAATTGTGATGTATATGGCCGATATTTTTACCGTGTTGCCTTCTTTAAGCGGAAATCCGGCTATTGCTTTGCCAATAGGCAATAATGCAGCAGGATTACCGTTAAGTATACAATTTACAGCCAAACATTTTGAGGAAGATAAGCTTTTGGCTTTTTCTCAGGCATTTTTATCATAG
- a CDS encoding Sec-independent protein translocase subunit TatA/TatB gives MLNTTIAAMLGTPEIIIIAVVVLLLFGGKKIPELMRGLGKGVKEFKDGKDGVDGDQVDPSNRDKTV, from the coding sequence ATGTTAAATACAACAATAGCAGCAATGCTTGGAACACCAGAAATTATCATTATTGCGGTAGTGGTATTGTTATTATTTGGTGGTAAAAAAATTCCTGAACTGATGAGAGGTTTAGGTAAAGGTGTTAAAGAATTTAAAGATGGTAAAGATGGTGTTGATGGCGATCAGGTAGATCCATCTAACCGTGATAAAACCGTTTAA
- a CDS encoding Sec-independent protein translocase subunit TatA/TatB yields MYQGTLLEFLNMGGSEIVLILVVVLLLFGGKKLPELARGLGKGIREFKDASDGVKREIHRNINAMDLDKEEAEETAVNHSQRHHPTEESHVDEKGAESAAHTETSKPADEKIITDKEKV; encoded by the coding sequence ATGTATCAAGGCACGTTATTAGAGTTTTTAAACATGGGTGGATCGGAGATCGTGCTCATTTTAGTGGTGGTTCTATTGTTGTTCGGAGGTAAAAAATTACCCGAACTTGCAAGAGGGCTAGGGAAGGGGATCAGAGAGTTCAAAGATGCCTCTGACGGTGTTAAGCGTGAAATCCATAGGAATATTAACGCAATGGATTTAGATAAAGAGGAAGCAGAAGAAACAGCGGTAAACCATAGCCAGCGCCATCATCCAACAGAAGAATCGCATGTTGATGAAAAGGGAGCTGAAAGTGCAGCACATACTGAAACCAGTAAGCCTGCTGACGAAAAAATTATAACTGACAAAGAAAAAGTTTAA
- a CDS encoding murein hydrolase activator EnvC family protein — translation MKLQKLLFILFLSVLTFSAVAQTESQLRRKKEAIQREIEQLQKNLNKTASGKKLTIQQINTINAQIRLRQDKIGTINSEIKNLDNQISQNTNTVHTLQGQLGDLKKEYAGMIRFAQRNRNSYDKMMFIFAAKDFNQAYKRIKYLQQFSQYRKKQAGYIENTQQDLNGKIKVLDKTLREKSDLLKEQERERERLSKDKSKQSVELNKLSKDEKQFKQDITSRKKQQAQIDRAISAAIQRAIEEARRKAAEEARRKAAEEARIAAAKAKAENKPVPTAPTAPTAKAKSTGELLTATPEAARLSAGFENNRGRLPWPVATGTITERFGMHKIDQASYTNDGVDITTTDGAAVRAVFAGKVAAVQVMMGRTVVLINHGEYFTVYQNLRSVSVSVNDHVDTKQTIGVVANTGDDAVLKFQIRRGQAALNPEAWISK, via the coding sequence ATGAAGCTACAAAAACTCCTATTTATCCTTTTTTTAAGCGTGTTAACCTTTTCGGCGGTTGCACAAACTGAAAGTCAGCTCAGAAGGAAAAAAGAAGCTATACAACGCGAAATCGAACAGCTTCAAAAGAATTTGAATAAAACTGCCAGCGGTAAAAAACTTACCATACAGCAGATTAATACCATAAATGCCCAGATTAGGTTGCGCCAGGATAAAATTGGTACAATCAACTCTGAAATAAAAAATCTGGATAACCAAATCTCTCAGAACACAAATACCGTACATACATTACAAGGTCAGTTAGGCGATCTTAAAAAAGAGTATGCCGGAATGATCCGCTTTGCCCAGCGCAACAGAAATTCGTACGACAAAATGATGTTCATTTTTGCGGCGAAGGACTTTAACCAGGCATATAAAAGGATAAAGTATTTACAGCAGTTTAGTCAATACCGTAAAAAACAGGCTGGATACATTGAAAATACACAGCAGGACCTGAACGGAAAGATTAAAGTTCTGGATAAAACGTTGAGGGAAAAAAGTGATCTGTTGAAAGAGCAGGAAAGGGAGCGTGAGCGTTTAAGTAAAGATAAAAGTAAACAATCAGTAGAATTAAACAAGCTGAGCAAGGACGAAAAACAGTTTAAACAGGATATTACCAGCCGTAAAAAGCAACAGGCGCAGATAGACAGGGCCATTAGTGCCGCAATTCAGCGGGCTATTGAAGAAGCGAGAAGAAAGGCCGCCGAAGAGGCAAGAAGGAAAGCCGCTGAAGAGGCAAGGATTGCAGCAGCAAAGGCCAAGGCTGAAAATAAGCCTGTACCAACCGCACCTACTGCACCAACTGCCAAAGCAAAATCGACTGGAGAATTGCTTACTGCTACACCAGAGGCCGCCAGACTATCGGCAGGCTTTGAAAATAACAGAGGAAGGTTACCTTGGCCGGTAGCAACAGGAACAATAACCGAAAGGTTTGGTATGCACAAGATAGATCAGGCAAGTTATACCAACGATGGTGTTGATATTACCACAACAGACGGGGCAGCGGTTAGAGCGGTATTTGCAGGTAAAGTTGCAGCTGTTCAGGTAATGATGGGTAGAACAGTAGTTTTAATCAATCACGGTGAATACTTTACAGTTTACCAGAACTTAAGATCTGTAAGTGTAAGTGTAAATGATCATGTTGATACCAAACAAACCATTGGGGTTGTGGCAAATACTGGTGATGATGCTGTTCTGAAGTTTCAGATCAGAAGAGGACAAGCGGCTTTAAATCCTGAAGCTTGGATTAGTAAATAA
- a CDS encoding DUF4292 domain-containing protein — translation MKRSILNSAFLLGAVIFVSACKPKKEIVVAPPAKTETKTDNSKAEALTLLNSKQLKFNTLSLKAKATLDIAGDANDVTMNFKMKDKETIWVSVTALGGMAEVARALITPDSIKIMNRMKSEYLKKPFNYIYNFTNKQVNFNTLQAILTGNAMGEFLTPESDVKQENGVWVVSGSKSELDYKLLFNTLFKVSETNLNDAKNGQALKVTYTDYQKLNESLFPSALQIKTLSKAKKINIDLQFVKIDGNVPVDFPFNVPKRFTVVK, via the coding sequence ATGAAAAGAAGTATTTTAAATAGCGCATTCCTGTTAGGAGCTGTAATTTTTGTTTCAGCATGTAAACCTAAAAAAGAAATTGTAGTAGCCCCTCCTGCCAAAACAGAAACCAAAACAGATAATTCGAAAGCAGAAGCCTTAACCTTATTAAATAGCAAACAACTTAAATTTAATACACTTTCTCTAAAAGCAAAAGCAACTTTAGATATTGCCGGCGATGCAAACGATGTAACCATGAATTTCAAAATGAAAGACAAGGAAACCATTTGGGTAAGCGTTACAGCCTTAGGTGGAATGGCAGAGGTGGCAAGGGCTTTGATTACGCCTGATAGCATCAAGATTATGAACCGGATGAAAAGTGAATACCTGAAAAAACCGTTTAATTATATTTACAATTTCACCAACAAACAAGTTAACTTTAATACACTACAGGCTATTTTAACAGGCAATGCCATGGGCGAATTTTTAACACCAGAATCTGATGTTAAACAGGAAAATGGCGTTTGGGTTGTTTCTGGAAGTAAATCGGAGTTAGATTACAAACTGCTTTTTAATACACTTTTCAAAGTATCGGAAACTAATTTAAATGACGCTAAAAATGGTCAGGCTTTAAAAGTTACATATACCGATTATCAAAAATTAAACGAATCTTTATTCCCAAGTGCATTGCAGATCAAAACGCTATCTAAAGCGAAAAAAATAAATATCGACCTTCAATTTGTAAAAATTGATGGCAATGTTCCGGTTGATTTTCCGTTTAATGTACCAAAGAGATTTACAGTTGTAAAGTAA